From the genome of Solanum stenotomum isolate F172 unplaced genomic scaffold, ASM1918654v1 scaffold13693, whole genome shotgun sequence, one region includes:
- the LOC125850088 gene encoding beta-D-glucosyl crocetin beta-1,6-glucosyltransferase-like, with amino-acid sequence TNGLPPHLNHTLHNALEMSKPNFSKILQNLKPDLVIYDMLQQWAEHVANEQNIPAVKLITFGAAVFSYLFYLVKKPEAVFPFPAINLSKIEQEKMYAKDIEDRLVDGNIQIMLISTSRTIKAKYIDHCTELINWKVVPVGPPVQDPITNNADDKELMDWLGTKDENSTVFVSFGSEYFLSKEDMEEVAFGLELSNVNFIWVARFPKGEDQNLEDALPKGFLERIGERGKVLDKFAPQPRILNHPSTGGFISHCGWNSVMETVDFGVPIIAMPMQYDQPSNARLIVELGVAVEIVRDDNGKIHRGEIAKTLKDVITGKTGENLRGKVRDISKNLKSIRGEEMDIAAEVLIQLCKNSNECK; translated from the coding sequence ACTAATGGTCTCCCGCCCCATCTTAATCACACCCTTCATAACGCCTTGGAAATGTCCAAACCAAACTTCTCGAAAATCTTGCAAAATCTGAAACCTGATTTGGTGATTTATGACATGTTGCAGCAATGGGCTGAACACGTCGCGAATGAACAGAACATTCCAGCTGTCAAGCTCATAACTTTTGGTGCAGCTGTGTTTTCGTATCTTTTTTACTTAGTAAAGAAACCAGAGGCTGTATTCCCATTCCCTGCTATTAATCTCAGCAAAATTGAACAAGAAAAAATGTATGCTAAAGATATCGAGGATCGTTTAGTGGATGGAAATATTCAAATCATGCTGATAAGTACCTCTAGAACTATAAAGGCAAAATACATAGATCATTGCACTGAATTGATCAATTGGAAGGTTGTTCCAGTTGGTCCACCAGTCCAAGATCCAATCACTAACAACGCGGACGACAAGGAGCTCATGGATTGGCTAGGAACAAAAGATGAGAATTCAACTGTTTTTGTCTCCTTTGGGAGTGAGTATTTCTTGTCAAAAGAAGATATGGAAGAAGTAGCGTTCGGGTTGGAGTTAAGTAATGTTAATTTCATATGGGTTGCAAGATTTCCGAAAGGGGAAGaccaaaatcttgaagatgcattgccaaaaggttttcttgaaagaattGGAGAAAGGGGAAAAGTTTTGGACAAATTTGCACCACAGCCAAGAATTCTAAATCATCCGAGTACCGGAGGATTTATTAGTCATTGTGGTTGGAATTCAGTAATGGAAACTGTAGATTTTGGGGTTCCTATAATAGCTATGCCTATGCAGTATGATCAACCATCAAATGCTAGGTTGATAGTAGAATTGGGAGTCGCCGTAGAGATTGTTAGAGATGATAATGGGAAAATTCACAGAGGAGAAATCGCGAAAACTCTTAAAGATGTCATAACAGGGAAAACAGGGGAAAATTTGAGGGGCAAAGTTAGAGATATCAGCAAGAATTTGAAATCAATAAGAGGTGAAGAGATGGATATTGCTGCTGAAGTGCTGATTCAACTTTGTAAGAATAGTAATGAGTGCAAATAG